atataacattAGTCAAATCAACTTATAATAACAACATAATGTCATTAGAGACTTAGTCACGTAATAAAGCATAAACAATTAAGTTCTTATTATTTAATGTGTATTCatgttttttttgaacggccaactaAATCACCGGATAAGCATCCCCGGATGCCCTCAATCGAGCAAATGCAATCGCTCCTCCATAACGGTCACAGTTGGATGCATACCCGAGCCACaagttccggggaaaacccgccGCCCGAAGGCCCACTGGGTAAAACCCAGTTCGACTCGGTTTCGAACTGGCGAAACTTCATTGCCACCACCAATATCCTTCAAAGTGACGCTAGTGGGAGTTGAACTTGAGACCTCAAGGAGAGAAACGAAGTGACTAACCAATATACCAACTTGTCATGACTAATGTGTCTTCATGTAATAAGCATAATTGTATTAACAttagttataacaaatcatattgaatgtgtaatcacgtaatgaatTTACATTGAATGCGTAATAATTTATGTTGAATGTGTAACCATGTAATAGGTATTCaaaaatcacgtagtcatgtaccgggtattcaaaatcacgtaatgagTATTGTGTACTCAAAATCACGTAATGAGTATTTAAAGTCTTgtaattttttaaagaaaactatagcaataggctgctcgaattaaagagaataaaatgtttgttaatatgatttaatctttttaaaacaatattaacgtatgaaaaagttagaGCCGTTTGAAAATTAAGGAGAAAACTAGTTTAAGTGAGAAAAGACCATCATCCCTCCTTTTTTTTGAGCGACAAATTTGAATCACTGACGGACCAttggagtattatcgtgccacgagcggaaccacccgatcatatccatctccactaggcatagtgcctatacaccaattcaggaggaaaccaaaTAAATATAGGAAAACCCCCTTGTGAAAATCGAACCCAGAACCTATTGGTTCTAAAATCTTATCTCACCCAaaaatgccactaggctataaagccaaaGACACCATCATCCCTCCTTAAATTGAAAAAGACAAATATATGATTATGATTTTCTCATACACTCATGAAATTTTTCTACATGATCTCTTATCTTAGTTTCATATAATAAAAGAAGAAAAGGAAAGACCCGTCTAACTTATCCAAAGCGTACATATGAACAGGATGAAACAAATTTATCATATTCTATTCTATTTATATTAAACGATTGCGTTATTTTTTAAATGCAATGaacttgaacgatatttgaaatttataatattattatacATGTCAACGGATGATCGTATGTAACACAATAATCGAATATTATACACACATTATTTCAGAAGAAGAACCAGTTAATCAAATGAACTTATctcaacttattatttattttaattagaATATTAATTAAGTTAAAGGAAACGTAAAATCTCGTTGGTGTTTACATCGAATTATAGTTTATACTCGGATACACATGTACTACAAAATAATGAAGATAGTTGTTATATACAATAACTTTATTAATATCAAGGTTAAAATTAAGTTATTACTTGTCAATTATTAGAGTATCAAATTTTTTAGGTTATTCTGGTTTTTATATGATACAATATTtcattatttatatttattacatAGCTAATTTGTGGTAAACATTTAAAGACAAGGTGAATAATTGaatatattataaatattatttatcAACTAATGATTTTAATGCATTAACATATAGCAAATTGTAAAGACATGAAACACAGTCCAGGGGTgctttgtgtaattaactcatatattaaaaaaaacacatatcaagaatcaagatcacaacatataaaaaatataaaaaacacatACCAAGATCAAGATGAACAACATATAAACTGGGGAAGATCTCTGTTATGCTTTGAGTTCAGAagtttttgttttggttttttctTCCTTATAGACACACCCCCACctacccacccccccccccccacccttaAACAAATTGCATCTTTCTGACTCATACCAGAGATCCTTTAATAGCAAGAGAATTTTAGCTTTGTTTTCTCACAGAATAACAGCTTTTTCTACACCACTTGAAGTCCTTTTATGTATATTATTTCTTTAACTTATATATTTTTAGTCCTTGAATGTAAGCTTCAAAAACCAGAAACTGTTTTCTCTTTTGGCAgtgtaacaacaacaacaacaacacatcATATTAGTAACCCTTCATTTTTGGAAAAACAAAGATCTCATCTTTGGCTTTTTCTGATCAAACCTCACTAGAAAAACACACATATTACCTTCCCAAAGCACTTATTTCAAGTGGGGTTTGCAATCTTTGTCTAGTGGAAGGAGAACAAGACCTCCCTTTTGTTTGCTTTCTTGGAGAAGAAAACCAGTTTCTTTTTGGGATCTTTCTGTGCAAATGGCTACAACACTAAGAGATTCAACTGTTACTAATGTCATCAAGAATCTGTGTCTCTCTTATGGATGGTCTTATGGTGTTTTCTGGAGCTTTGACCAGTCAAATTCCATGTATGTCTACTCCCTACCtcaatcacacacacacacatagatagatagatagatacaGTAGAGATGTATAGATGtatttaattatattattatCCTTCAAAGTTTATTTTCTTGCATATGGTGTAAAACTGTAAATGGTGTTGGTGTCTACCTTCTTTCTTCCATATTTGATCTTCTGTTTCAGTTTGTTTTTGGGTGAGTTgacaatatgatttttttttttctctatgaTCAATATTCCtgtcatatttttttttatattaaaaaaattgttgattttctttttttttttgtaaccttttttttgttgatttttacaATTTCCATGGAAGTGGGTATCAAGAAAATGACAGGACCAATTCTTTAATTAGCTTGGTTTGGGGTGATAGCACTTGTCAACATCATCACATAATGTTGGTTCATTTAGTAAATACATACATTAAATCCACCATGAGAATATTGCTCAATTTAATTGTTCATAAATTCATTTTAATTTTTCagttaattttattttctaaACAGATTTGATTAAATTAATTTGTATATTTTTCTTTATCTGATAAAATTTGTATATTTTCTTCTTGTTAATTCTTATCCATATTTTCTTCTTGTTAATTCCAGAATGTTGGCTATGCAAGATGCTTACTTTGAAGACCAGATCAAAGGTGTTATTGATGATTTGCTTTTACATTCACCCATGTTTGGAGGAGGGTATGCTCAGTTAATGCTCCTTAAATTGACTTTAATTCAGAATAACAATTCTTCTAACACTctcttttaaaactttttaagGTTAATTGGACAGGCTGCTTTAACTAAAAAGCACCTATGGATATCCTCAAAAGATAATTACATAGGACAAAGTTCTTCAGGTTCAATCTGGGATATGTTTCAGGTATTATTAGTTAGTTCTTATGTTATGTTTCAATCTACTAATAGTTGTTATCATACGGgggatcgaaaacgtatatacccaaaaatttctatagaactggggggtcgaaaacgtacatacacaaaaatttatatacgaaaactacatatataacactactgagcaaaaagttcggggggtcgggcgcccccccCCCCGGCCCCTTCTAAACTGCGCCAATGGTTGTTATAATGTTATAGTCTACTTAAAGTAACATCTTTTTTATATTGCAGGATGATTCGAAACTTTTTCGGCAATTTTCTTCCGGTATAGaggtatttttttattaattttttatttatatttagcTTCAATCTAAAGATGTACCACCATGGTTGCACCTGGTGGGCCTATTTGTGTGATCTTGATCTATGGTATAAACTTTTTTTTGTTACTTTAATCTTGCAGACAATTGCAGCAATCCCTGTGGAACCACAAGGAGTGGTACAATTTGGGTCCACTAATAAGGTTAGTAAGCAAAGCAAAGCATAAAAAGTGTAGCTTTTGATTTTTAATGTCAACTTAATTTGTGTAGATCTAATGAACTACTTTTGTTGTTCAGATTATGGAGAATGAAGAGTTTATAAATCATACAAAAAGAATATTTAATGAACTTGTTAATGGTAATGTACCAACAAGTTCATGCTCTTCACCGGATAGATTGTTCGCCTCCTTGATATCATCCGAAGATAACTATTCGATCAACCAAACGTCTTTCGACTTTCCACAACAATCATTTTCGACGGCTTCACACTCGCAATTACAATCCATGTTTCTTGATCATAATCAGTCTACTAGTTTGACTTCCTTCAAGGAACCGCTTCATGATATGTTTAACATACCGATGGACTTTGGATCCATGGATGAATTTTTCCAAACAGGCGATTTCAATGTCACAGTTAATGATCACTTGTTATCGCAAGCCACAGGGTTTCTTCCCATCAGTTACGATGAACAAGTCGATCCTTTGACTATTTCTGGTACCGACGTTGGCATGTTTGGAAATACAGGAGATTTAGGAGACATTATCACACCTGTTATAAATGGAAATCAATTAGGTTACAACTCATATAACTCAGGGTCTATATCGGTCCCAAAGTCAGCTCAAAGTATCGGTAATGACACGACTACCCCTCCTCCAAAGAACGGTTTGTTCTCCAATCTTgggattaaggagcttttcgaggGTGTTTCTGGTACTTCAACATCTTGCGTTGAGGATCAAGTGTCGTCGTGTTCGAAAAGAAGGAAAACTGGGAATCCCATATGGGAAATGGGTCCGTTACAGCCCGGTGTGTATAACAAGAGTTTTGGGCAGAAAAGGGAGCCCATTCTTAAGTCAGAGCCATGGTTGGGTGATGGTTATAGCAATGATGATTCAAGCACAATATTGCAAGCGAAGAAGCAAGTCGAACCTACAAAGCCTACGAAGAAAAAGGCTAAACCAGGGACTCGACCGAGGCCCAAAGACCGGCAGATGATCTTGGACCGAATGGCTGAGTTACGAGAACTCATCCCCAATGGTGAAAAGGTAAGTAAAATATTAAAACATATAAAGAACACACGATACtacaagtatatatatatgtatttatactCGTTActaattgattgattgattgattgattttaCAGATGAGCATAGACTGTTTGTTGGATCGAACGATCAAACACATGCTTTTCTTGCAAAGTGTAACAAAACATGCTGACAGAATCAAACAAGTTGATGAACCAAAGGGTGTCACGCAGAATGATTATCCGAATGATCCAAGCAACAACGGTGTGACATGGGCATGTGAAGTGGGAAATCAATCGATGATGTGTCCCTTGATAGTTGAGGACCTTAGTACCCCGGGACAAATGCTAATAGAGGTAAAACTAACACACGTATTCGATTATGTATGCATTGCGAAACTCTTAACAACGTGAAAAATTTTCGATGCAGATGATCTGTGAAGAACATGGGTTTTTTCTTGAAATAGTGGATATAATCCGGGGATTCGGTTTGACCATTTTGAAGGGTGTCATGGAAGCTCGCGAGGAAAAGATATGGGCTCGTTTCGTAGTTGAAGCCGAGGTAAAACATTGTACAATCCTTCATAAAATGGTCTTAAATGGAGAATATATATGTGAGTTTATAAACTAATATAAACTAATTTGAATGTATTTCACAGGCGAAAAGGCATGTGACAAGGCATGAGATATTTGCAGCACTTGTTCAACTTCTACAAACATTGGGATCTAACGACAATCGTCTTGATAAAAAGATTATGCAAACCGGGAACTCCCTACTCAACGATTTCCATCACAACGAGATGCAACTTCCCGTAAGTTTGGCGGACACAAGGTATCTCGTGGACTTATAACCTTGTTTTTAAGGATACCATGAGCATTGACTACCATGATTGGTATTCTGGGAAGAACGCCAAACGAGTAGCGGTTTTGGCAAGAGTTAGAAAATGAAGCTGTGGATGTGGGTTGAATTTGCCTAGTGCAAGGAGGGTTAGTTATGATTTAGGTTCATATTAGTGgctttgtcttttttttttttttttttttttttttttttttttttgttgggttgttgCCCATTGTTTTTTAGTTTCGATTTGTTAGTGTCTTTTTCGTTGGCATCTTTCCGACAGTTTTCAGCGTATAAATGTTCATAGTCTGAAACTAACAAGAAAGAACCAATATGATTTGTAGACCTTGTGATTATATATGAGCTTTGGTTGCTTTTTAAAGTTAGCAAGTTTTATATCCGTAGGACGATAGCCAATACGTCGTTTACATCTTGATCATTTGTTTCATGAAGGTTCTCCTCTGCCTCGATGTTTATATATTCATGTGATTGAGACGATTGATTTTCACCCTCTTTTGCATTAGGCTAATCCGATCTGTTTCACCTACTTTTTTCATTAATATGCACTTAAAACACAAAGTACAAACAAAATTAAATATGTGTGTGGAGGCCACCCGATGTATCAAGGCCAAAAACTGAGTCATCGTACATTATTTTTACTCGTTTGTGTGGATATATGAAAATAGGGTAAAGGGGCTTTTTACTATAATAAAGTGTTAAAGTGGGCCTAAAAATAAGAGTATTGTGTTGGATTGTTGGGCACTTGGGCTTTTGAGACTTGGGTTATATAACCATCATATTAGACAAAAAGAATATTTCAAAAATTTGTCTTGCTTTATTTAGACTTGTGAGCTTAAACTATCTTCGTATATAAAGCTCGAGCTCAGGCTCAATAACTAAGCGAGTCATGTTTCAGACTTGAGTCTGGGCTTGTTCGAGCTTTTTAATGATTTGTTCCTGGGTAGCTCTTGAGCTGGTCGACTCATTTACACCcctgataaaactgaaaaaaagATAAGATGTTTTAGCCAAATAGTTGTTAAAAGATAAAAGAGTAGAGGCTATTAGGAAAGCAACGAGGGAGTGAGTTAGTATTATATATATAGTTAAACCCGTTGGCCATTAACAaatattttcaattttttgtgCCTTGCAAGGCCCTTCAAGCTTAAAGACTAGCAGTTCCTCTCTTTCATGTCATGAAGCAACTGCCCAAAGAAGCTCCTCGGCTAGGGGTTTGCCACGCACCTCCACCAGGTCTCCATATCTCCACGACTCCACGTGCTACAAAAACCTTCGCTTCTTCCACATGGTGCCTTGATGATCTGCCACTCATCATGGAGCAACGAAGACCCATTCGTCTTCAAGCAGCTCGTGTTTCTCTACAATAGTCTACGTAATTATAATTCTCAACAAAACGCACCCATATATATGTGCCACCTTTGTCTAGGAGGTGAGTAGAAAAACCAAATAACCAAATGATACATGGTAAAACTGAATCAAAGTAATTAACCAAACCATTTAAGAAAACCGGTATCTCTTAAAGGAGAGGTCACAGGTTCAATCCTGGGCAGTGGTGAATAATGTATAATTATTGGTGTAATAAAGTTGGAGTGAACGTTGTCATTCAAAAAAAACGTTAGAGAAAACCGGTGATTCATTTATTGGTGTTCTATAACACGATTTTATGGTTACATGTTTATATGAAAGCGAAATGACCAAACtgagcctatcaaaacccaaacaTTATTTTTTCTTAATTTCTATAGATAATGTATTAATAGTTGGAAAGTTTTCTAATATTTCTTTATAAATAACATGCCACTCGTCTCCTTCTCTTTTGTAAATTAAAATACTTTTATGCTTTTTACACAACCCAAACATAGTGAATTTATCAACTGCAATGGGGGTTGATTGAGACCAGCATACAAAGAACAAAAACGACTTTACCTAAAACCAAAAAAAAGATGAATGTTTTAATAACCGAACCCATTAaagtataaaatataaaatagcGAAAGATCATTTATAAGTCTATTTTAATCCATAACTGCGCCAAACCTAGCTACGTGACCACAATTCCTTGGTTACCAAGTTCAAGATTTACTTTCTTCATGATTTTGTTATAATTAATTTCTAAGATGCTCCTTTACTTTTCTCCAATCAAATATGTGTACCAAATCAGATTAAACAAAAAATGAATCTTTATTTCAGTATTTCACTACAAAAAACGCACTTAACATTGTTAAAAAGTTATTGTTCTGTGTGTTACTTCATTCATTGGGCTTACATGTTGTAATGGGCTTATTATGATCTGGGCTTATGGTTAAAGTTACTGTATCTTGTTGGGCTAACTAGTTTGTTAGCTGGTTTGTTGTATCTTGTTGGGCTAACTAGTTTGTTAGCTGGTTGTTACTGTAACAAATATCTTCAGGGGCTTTAGTGTAACTTTGAGGACTGATTATCTTTCCGGAGCATACTTGGAGGGTTAAAGTGGAAGTTATGTAGTTTCAAGTTATAAAAGAAGATTCTCTGGTCATTATTGTACTAGTAACCATTCATATCTTGTTCTGCTAGGGTTTCAGTCTTCTACGGAGATTTGTATAGACAATCTCTCATCTGTATCTGAGAGATTGTTCTTATTGTTGGTTGTACTGTTGTTGTTGatgatcatcagtggatgatcatcATCGTTCTTTCTGTATTCTGTATTTTGTATTAGATCTTACTATTGTAAGATCTTCTGGGTATTTGGGGGAAAATCTTTTGGGTTGGataaataagattttgtcaccGTTTTTGTCGCTATTTCTTGTGTTGATTTGTATTTGTTGTTTACATCATAAaattttacatggtatcagagcttttgcTCTTGATCCGTTCTTATTTCCGCTGTTAGATCTGATTTGTTTCTGATTTGTGTATAGGTCTGCTTCGAGTTGCAGATCTGGTTCTGATATTGGTAGATCTTCTGGATCTTGGGAGATTTTTGGAATATTCAAACCCTAGCTAGGGTTTCATTCTTCTTGGTGAAGAGCTGTGTTGGTCTCTAAATCCTTGAAGATTTAGGGCAAACTGACCAGTTTTGTTCTGTTGATATTGTGTTGAAATCTTCAGATCTGTTTAGATCTGGTGGTTTCTTGGATAGCttgcacccactgtgagatcATTCTATCTCCTCTCTTTATTTTTTGTTGGTTGaattagttgaagtcggggtagtgaggatcGGCACCTTATTGTTGTTTTCTTGATCTGTGTTTTATTACTGTTAGTTTACTTTTGTCATCGGCTCCTGTATTAAGACCTGTCCAGGCACTATaagtgatgaacctggaatctggacACTGATACAGCTTCGCCTTAGATCTGTTGTTTGTTGTTTTTTTGTGTTGTGATTGTTGATCCTGTTTGTTTGTTATTGGTGCCTTGTTTGTTGATTGTTCATTATGACTGATAAGGATGATAATGCTGGGTCTTCTCAGACCTTAATTAGCAAATTAGACATAAGTAATCCATTGTTCTTGCATCCTAGTGATTCAAGTTCCTTAACTATTGTGAACATAAAACTAAAAGGAACAGAGAATTATAGAGTTTGGTCTAGTGCTATGAAACTAGCATTAGAAGCTAAGAACAAGTTTGGTTTTATAGATGGCAAGTgtaaaaaggatactgatgatGTTGTTCTTAGTAGTCAATGTGATAGATGTAATTCTGTGGTGTTAAGCTGGTTGTTAAATTCTATGTCAGAAGAATTGTATTTAGGGCAAGTTTTTTCTAAACTTGCTTCTGAAGTCTGGATAGATTTAAAAGAAACTTATGATAAAGTTGATGGTTCTATAGTTTATGATCTTTATAAGAAAATTAACTGTATAACTCAAAGTGGTAGTTCAGTTTCAGAATATTATCACAAATTAAATACTATGTGGAAGCAGTTTAATGTTGTGCTTCAACTGCCCACATGTTCATGTCAGGTTGCAAAAGATTTTAATGATTTTTCTACACTTATAAAACTTATGCAATTTCTTATGGGTTTAGATGATATCTATCAACCTGTAAGAACAAATTTGCTAACTAGAGAACCATTACCTTCTGTCAAAGTTGCCTTTTCAATTGTATCCAGAGAAGAATCACATAGGAATTCTAGTGGAAGTTCAAAAGGTCAAAGTGTGTCATTTGCTTCTAAAACAAATCAGTCTTTTgaacaaaaaagaaaagaatatAGAGGTCCTAATCCTAATCTTAAATGCACACATTGTCACAAGATAGGACATACTGTTGATAGGTGTTTTGAGTTAGTTGGATATCCTTCAGGGTTCAAAAAGAAACCTGGAGGTCAAGTTGGTAAAAATTTTTCAAACTCTAAGTCAAATGTATCTTCTATGCCATCTATGTCTCCTTTTTCTCCTGAGCAGGTTGCAAAGTTATTAAGTCTTCTAGGTGAAAAAACCAACTCTGAGTCTCAACCTTCTAATATGGGAGGTGAGTCTAATTGTGTCTTTAATTCTTCAAATGAGTTCATGTGCTGTTCTAGTCTAATAAACTTTGGTTTTGATTGTAATTGGATTTGTGACTCTGGTGCTAATCAACATATGGTTAAAACTGATAGTGATATGTTCAACAGTATTGATGTTTCTGAGTATGATCTAACTGTGTCACATCCTAATGGAACAAAAGCTAAAGTGTCTAAAATTGGTTGTATAAAACTTGCTGAAGATGTCATTCTAAGTGATGTGTTTTTTGTTCCTACATACAGTTAATCTTTTATCTGTTTATAAGTTGTCTAAAGACAATAATATAACTGTAGTTTTTAATGGTAACAATTGTGTGCTTCAGGATTCGAAATCAGGGAGAATCCTGGTGACTGGTAAACAGGATAATGGTCTTTACTTTGTTAGCAAAAATGGTAATTCAATAAATTTTTGTTTTAACAGTTTAAACAACAGTAACTTGTGGCATAGTAGGTTAGGTCATCCTGCTGATCAAGTCTTGTCAATTTTAAAAGATGATCTAGGGGTTGTTAATATTGCAAAAAATCCTTGTGAAGTTTGTCATAGGGCAAAACAAGTCAGAGTCCCATTTCCTTTAAGTGAATATAAAACTAAGAGTATAGGTGATATAATTCACTTAGATGTTTGGGGACCATATAAGATTACCAGTAGAGATGGTTTTAGATATTTTTTAACTGTTGTGGATGATTTCTCTCGTACTGTTTGGTGTTATTTACTAAAAAACAAAATGGAAGTTTTTGATAACATAGAAAGCTTTTATGAACTATTGTTAACTCAGTTTAAAACTAAAATTAAGAtctttagaagtgataatgggacTGAGTTTGTAAATAACAGAATGGAAGTTTTTTGTAAAACAAAAGGAATTTTGCATCAAACATCCTGTTCttacacaccacaacaaaatggtgtggtTGAAAGAAAGCATAGACATCTTTTAAATTTGGCAAGATCTCTGTTGTTTCAAAGTGGTGTTCCACTTAATTTTTGGTCTGATTGTGTGTTAACTGCTGTCTACATTATTAACAGGTTACCTTCTTCAGTGCTGTTAGGTAAAAGTCCCTATGGgttaatgtttggttttaaaccctcATTTACACATCTTAGAGTGTTTGGTTGTTTATGCTTTAGCACTATATTAAATAATTCATATAATTGTCTTATAATGCTGAAAAGTGTATATTGATTGGTTATTCTAATATAAAAAAGGGTATAAACTATGGAGTCTAGATAACAAAAAAGAGTTTTATTCTAGAGATGTAAAATTTTATGAAACAGTTTTTCCTTACAAGTCAAATAGTTTAATCAATCAAGATATGTGTTTAACTGAAAAATTAGATCATCTGAATTTTTTTGATAGTGTTGAAGTATTACCAACTAAACCTTTAattcccaatgatgaagaggggaGTAATCAAACTCATGAGGTTACTGGTGAAGATCAGCAACCAATCCCCTCTACATCTGCCACTCCTAGCAGTGCTGATCAACAGCATTCTGTAGATGGAGTTGAAAGTAGTAGTAGTGAAGGATCTGGTAGGGCAGAGGACACTAGTACCTCACATGATGAGTTTAACCCATCTGAGGGAACAAGTCCTTCTCTTAGAAGGTCTACTAGGAGAGTTGTTGTGCCTAAGAAGTTTGAAAATTTTGTGTTAAACAGTAAAGTGAAATATAGTTTAGATAAGGTTGTCACTTATTCTTGTTTGTCATCTGATAATATGGCTTTCACTGCTTTTTTAAATAAGGTTGTTGAGCCTTCATGTTATGAAGAAACAACTAGTGATCCCAGGTGGGTAGAGGCAATGAACAAAGAAATGGAAGCTTTGTTCAAAAATAACACCTGGGTACTAGCTGATCTTCCGAAAGACAGGAAGGCTATTGGTTGTAAATGGGTTTATAGAGTTAAATATAAGTCAAGTGGTGAAGTAGAAAGATTTAAAGCTAGGCTAGTTGCTAAGGGTTTTAATCAAAGAGAAGGTCTTGATTTTGGAGATACTTTCTCTCCTGTGGTCAAAATGGTTACTATAAGAACTGTTGTTACCTTAGCTGTGTATTTTGAATAGCCTTTATATCAGTTAGATGTTGATAATGCTTTTCTACATGGGTCTATAACTGAAGATGTTTATATGAAGTTACCTCAAGGGTATTATTCT
The Helianthus annuus cultivar XRQ/B chromosome 6, HanXRQr2.0-SUNRISE, whole genome shotgun sequence genome window above contains:
- the LOC110864481 gene encoding transcription factor bHLH157; protein product: MATTLRDSTVTNVIKNLCLSYGWSYGVFWSFDQSNSIMLAMQDAYFEDQIKGVIDDLLLHSPMFGGGLIGQAALTKKHLWISSKDNYIGQSSSGSIWDMFQDDSKLFRQFSSGIETIAAIPVEPQGVVQFGSTNKIMENEEFINHTKRIFNELVNGNVPTSSCSSPDRLFASLISSEDNYSINQTSFDFPQQSFSTASHSQLQSMFLDHNQSTSLTSFKEPLHDMFNIPMDFGSMDEFFQTGDFNVTVNDHLLSQATGFLPISYDEQVDPLTISGTDVGMFGNTGDLGDIITPVINGNQLGYNSYNSGSISVPKSAQSIGNDTTTPPPKNGLFSNLGIKELFEGVSGTSTSCVEDQVSSCSKRRKTGNPIWEMGPLQPGVYNKSFGQKREPILKSEPWLGDGYSNDDSSTILQAKKQVEPTKPTKKKAKPGTRPRPKDRQMILDRMAELRELIPNGEKMSIDCLLDRTIKHMLFLQSVTKHADRIKQVDEPKGVTQNDYPNDPSNNGVTWACEVGNQSMMCPLIVEDLSTPGQMLIEMICEEHGFFLEIVDIIRGFGLTILKGVMEAREEKIWARFVVEAEAKRHVTRHEIFAALVQLLQTLGSNDNRLDKKIMQTGNSLLNDFHHNEMQLPVSLADTRYLVDL